Genomic window (Chloroflexaceae bacterium):
CAGTGGCAGTGGCGGCGGCGATCGGCGTCCCCGCGACGTGTGTCTTCAAAACGCTGGTCGTCATTGGCGCCGGCGCGCGGCCGGCCTTAGCAATGGTGCCGGCTAACTGTCAGCTTGATCTTAAGCGCCTTGCGGCCTTAGCCAACGCCAAGCGATTTGAGATGGCGCCGCATGCTGAAGCTGAACGCCTAACCGGATTGCGGGTCGGGGGGATTGGCGCATTAGCGCTAGTGGCGAAGCGGTGGCCTTCCTACCTCGATGAGTCGGCGTTGGCGCATTCGATCATCTATGTGAATGCTGGCCAGCGTGGGGTGATGATTGGGATAGCGCCAAACGATCTGGCACGCGTGGTGGGAGCGACCGTGGCAGCGATTGCGACTCATCCATCGTCTTAATAGGCTGCTGATTGGTATCATTTGCGTGGTTAGCTTGCCTGTGCTAAAATAGAGCGCGACGGCGACGTAGCAAAGTGGTAATGCAGCGGTCTGCAAAACCGCCATTCGCGGGTTCGATTCCCGCCGTCGCCTCCAGAGGCATCCACTGACGAGAGGTTGATCGCCTCTCGTTCTTTATTTCACGTCGTCGTATGCGAATTCTTTGTGCGCTGACCTACTATCGGCCTTACACGAGTGGTCTCACTATCTATGTCGAGCGCTTGGCCCGTGGTTTAGCCCGGCGCGGCCACAAAGTGACCGTACTGACCTCGCAGTATGATCCGAGCTTGCCGAAGGTTGAGTTGCTCGATGGCGTGCGAGTGGTGCGCGCGCCGGTGCTGGCTCGTGTCAGCAAAGGGGTCATTATGCCAACGTTCGGCTGGCTGGCCACTCGCCTGTCGCTCGAACACGACGCGATGAGTCTGCATCTGCCGCAGTTTGATGCGCCGGGATTGGCGTTGCGCGGGCGTTTGCTCAAACAACCAGTCGTCTTGACCTACCACAGCGATCT
Coding sequences:
- a CDS encoding aminoacyl-tRNA deacylase; protein product: VAVAAAIGVPATCVFKTLVVIGAGARPALAMVPANCQLDLKRLAALANAKRFEMAPHAEAERLTGLRVGGIGALALVAKRWPSYLDESALAHSIIYVNAGQRGVMIGIAPNDLARVVGATVAAIATHPSS
- a CDS encoding glycosyltransferase family 4 protein, producing the protein MRILCALTYYRPYTSGLTIYVERLARGLARRGHKVTVLTSQYDPSLPKVELLDGVRVVRAPVLARVSKGVIMPTFGWLATRLSLEHDAMSLHLPQFDAPGLALRGRLLKQPVVLTYHSDL